The genomic region tccccatgctatgccactggtctCCTCTCAGCACTTATTGCTAAAATGAGAGTGGACAGAAGCCCTTAGCTTTCAATACACCTTTACCTCCCCTCTGAAGTCAGAGAAACGCACCTGGCACATGTTCAGAGGAACACTTCCAATTTATTAGGAGTTTAAGCATCTCAGGACTAAAATTTAGTCTTGATATACCTcagctggaaataataataataataataataataataataataataataataataataataataataccctataCCGGGGGTTTCCTCCCTCCTCAGGCTCTCTCTGACAGGACAGCCCCCTCCTCTGGCATTCTACAGGTAAGAGCTTACTTGTGCTAGTGGGGTATGACATTCTGCACTGTCTCAGAGACACCCTCTTCTTTAGGAGGACTTCACAAAGCTGAGCCTCGGGAGCTGAGAACGGAATCTAGGGCTGACCCCACCCTTCCTGGCATTATTCAGAAttgctattctcccccccccctgcgcctGCCATGGGGCTCTCATATTTCTGACGGGCGCTTTTTTCCAACAGGCAGATGTTCTCCAGGTGCCGTTTTATCCATCCTTGAATctgagcagtgggggggggggggagctttaccTGTAAGACTGGTGCTGTCAGCCTGCCGTGCAGCTGCTGAAGCCACAGACGGGGCGGgggagagtgggggtgggggaactttcCCCCAGGGGGTAGCACTGAAGCAGTAATGGCTGGACGGGTGGGCGTCAGAGGAAGGAGGAGCGCTCGGCTGCGCTTTCGCCGtcgagccagccagccagtcaggcgggcggagaggcgctGCTCCGCTCCCGAGTTCCAGCAGCGCCCTCGAGGGGAGGCGTTAAGGGCTTGACCTTTCCTGCCACCTCGCCCAGCCTGCATATAAAGGCAGGTCCCGGCCGAGGAGGCAGAAGCAGCGCCGCACTCAGTCTCCGCCGCGCCTCcccgctgcccttgatcaagcaGAGCGCGGAGCCGCCCCGTCGAGGCCAAGCCCGGAACGCACCATGGCGCGCCCCGAGTTCCAGCTGCTGCCGAAGCCCCGCGGGCTCTTCTCCCTCCTGGGTCTCTTCGCCTTCGCGCTGCTGCTGGAGGGACGTGGCGGCCGCGCCGCGCCCTTGCAAGGCGGCGAGGGGGCGTCCCCGATGGCCAAGATCTACCCCCGGGGCAGCCACTGGGCAGTGGGTGAGTAGCCTACGCACGAATTGCTGTGCGCCCACGGTcgccaaatgtgtgtgtgtgtgtgtgtggcgcggTGCGCGCGCTTTCTCTCCTCACCCCGACGCCGCGGTTGGCGCTTGACAGAAGAGCGTCAGCCCCGAGGGAAAGTGAAAAGAGAGCGAGGTCTTTGCCGCGAGGAGCTTACAATTGTTGTTTCTGCAGGGGGAGCGAGTAGCATTAAGGGAGCGAGGGTTGGGTTGAGCGGAGGGAAGGAGAGTGAGCTTTagagggacggagggagggatCTCTTACTTTCCCCCCAACTTTGAAAAGCTGGCTTGCCACTTGGAGAGCATCCACCCGCCCGTTATCATTTTCCTCCCAGCCAAGCTCGGTACCCATCCTGGCGACGCAACGCCTTCAGTTTCCAGTGAGCATCCCCTCTAGCTTGCTCCGCTCCCGCGCCGCACCACGTTACCCCCTCCATCCTGTTCGTGTCAATCTATTCCGTGTGCAGACAGATGCGTTGCTGGTgatttttattttcatgttttggAAAAGAAATAGCGACTTCACACAGCAGGTCATTAatacttttggggggggcggcggcggcggcgacttCCCTGCCCTGTAGTCATAACTGCTACTAGGTTAGATGGAGAATAATTCCACCCCTTGAGTCTTTTCAATCCTGACAAGCAGGTCAGCAAAACATTGCAATGTGCAGTGCACCTCTTCAATGTCCCAGCCAATCAAGCTTGCCATGTCTTTTGTGGGGATACTCCATTCCTCCCCACTCCTTCATTTCCTGTTCCCCCACTGCATTCTGTGCCAAATGAGCATCTTTGGTCCTCAGTGGGCTGCTATTAGACACCCCCTCACTTGGGTTTTCCCCCCTCAAGcttttttttatggggggggaggTACTTGGGGTGGCCCCAGGCTTGCTCAAATGTGCTGATGAAGTGTGGATGGTGTTGCCATTTGGGCTACACAGGGTTCTAAACTCAAGAGAACtgagttttctcttaagatataggAGAGCTAAATGAAACCTCCATTGACAGAGTATagctctgaataccaggtgctgaggACAAACCAATCAGGGAGCACTGTTGCCCTCCATTCATGTATCTGGCCAGCCAGCCgctgttggaaacaggatgcgggactagatAGATTCCTGGTCTAAGCTATCAGGGTTTTTCTCAGGCTGTCATTGAACTGGCATCTGCTAGAGCTACTTTAGTTTCACGATATCCTAGTGTAAGCAGCAAAGGTTGTACTAGAATGAACAATAGGATCCCTGACAGGTTGGTCTCTACATCTTCTTATAAAATTGATGTCTTGTCTCTCCTGCCATTACGAAGATAGGACACTGCCTTATACCCAATCAGAGCCCTGGTCCACTTAACCCAGTGCtacctacactgattggcagctgcttTTCTTGTTTTCAGAGATGGGTCCTCTGAGCTCTAGCTGGaaatgctgtggattgaacctggaatgttCTGCTCTGCCATAGCCCTTCCCCATTATAAATAGCTTGCGAAATATTGCATTGATCTCTCTAAGCCACCTCCCCCTTTACCTGAAGCATCCACACATCTGTAACTGTGCACAAGTATCTGCCGCCTCTTTGCTTCTTCCCTTGAGATGGTCCATTCATGCTATTACATTTTTCTTCCATGAAGACAGCTCCAGCCTTCCATAACTGAGTGCATGGATTTACAGAAgagcgttgtgtgtgtgtgtgtgtgagagagagagagagagagagagtgtaccAGGAAATCACAGCATTGGTTCACATCTGTGAATCTGTGACTTTTCTCTGTTTGAGAGTAATTCGCCTCATGCCCATGACTGCATGAAAAAATAAGAGTGCTGAACAGTCCATGAAGACTGCCTGCAGGCATCTCTGCAGTTGTGGTGGCCCTGCTTGCCACCTGGGATAATTTGGTGTGGTGTCTGTCACAACGCCCCTGTCATGCTGCTTCAAACATAGGATCCGGTAAAGAGAAACTACCTCTAAGTATAGTTGGCTGCAAGCCCCTTAACATTGGTGGTATTAACCTCCCGACGTCACCAGCAGCTATTGCAGTTGCAGGAGATGATACTGACGGCCTGGAGACAGGTGACAGTTTATTCCGGAGAGTAGAAATGATATGATGGGAACACGGCTCATCCCAACAGAACTTTAcatatgttgttcagtcgttcagtcgtgtccaactcttcgtgaccccgtggaccagagcacgccaggcacgcctatccttcactgcctgctGGAGAACTGTAAGCGCTTCACCCTTTCCCCACCAGCCATCGAAACCACCCTCCCCCACgctgcttttctcctcctgctctctAGATATATGTGTCTTTTTCAGGGACATTGTGGTGTGATATATGTGTCTTTTTCAGGGACATTGTGGTGGGGGAAAGCAACTTGGGGGAGGTCAACATTGGGCCCATCCACACTTTCACTCGTCCCGTGTTTGATCATATTGTGTACTGATTAGTTGCCCAGGGTCCGAGAACTTTTCTTGTTCTGCAGCTGTGCCTTCTGAAAATTAGACCTTACCCACTGAACTGAAGCTCAGTTGAGCAAAATCTGCCTCTTGATTTTCTGTGCATCGGATAAGATACCAATCAGCAGGTAAGATTGGATTTTCACACGGCACAGCCGAGGAACAATGAGGATAGCCCTTGCACCTGGGAAAAATTAATTGGTGCAAAATATGATCAAAATATGTGACAACCAAAAGTGTAGATGAGCCCAAAGGTGGCTGGCAGGAAAAGGGTTGAAGTCAGGAAAGGATCTTTCATGTCTATTGTAGCCCataatttttgcattttttttgtaaggCTTCAAAAGCCTGCAAGCAAAGCCTGTTTGATCAGCAGGATAAAAGAAATGAGTGTGTACATTACACTGTGGTCACTGATGCTTCTATCGTACCACCTTGAAAATCCATGCTCACCTGGTCTGCACACTCttttgtgcatgtatgtgtgccTATCCAAAGGTATGGAGCACTCACATGGCCGAAAAATACAGAGTGTGAATTACACCTTTGATGGGGCTTTCTATTTGGAAggatatatcacacacacacacacacacacacacacacacacacacttttctgtttCTTCCCCCCATCAGCCCAGTGAAAAAGTCCCCAGTGAGTTTGCTTGCAAGGTTCCTAGCATTAATTTGCCAGCCACTTGAGTTCCTTTTTAATGGAACATCTTTGATGCATAAGTGTGCTGGAATTTTGCTgagagggtgaaagagaagagacTACCATATTTCAGTCAAGGCAAAGGATGCCTGTTTAGCCCCAGCATGAAACCCTCAATCTCCAAGACAGGAGTCACCTAACCAGAAACCTGTGGACACATTTGAACTTTTGAGCAAGTGACATGGGCACAACCTTCTGTGGTGTCTTctctcccagagagagagagagagagagagagagagagagagagagagagagagagagagagcgcacatgcACGCCCACCCACGCACTTTTCCTTTCCTGGATAAAATAATTCACCTGAGCCTCGGAAAGCACATAGAGGTGaaacagcatgagactcttaatctcagggttgtgggttcgagccccacattgggcaaaaagatttctgcattgcagggggttggactagatgactcttgggggtcccttcccaatctacagttctatgactttTGGCACCACTTTCATGGCATTTTGGTTCCTCTTGCAGGGCACTTCATGGGTAAAAAGAGCAGTGGAGATTTCCCTAATATATATGAAGAACGAAATGAGCCACCTTTCTCTTTGCTACCCGATAATGCCAAGCAGCTGGGAGACTATCTGCACTGGGAGGAAACATTCAAGCAGTTCCTCCGACTTCTTGAGGGGAACGAAAACCAAAGTGCTCAGGTTCTTAGGGAAGAATCTCCGTTTCCTGTCAAGAGCACTTGGGAGGCAGAGGACAACAGCAGCCTCAGAGACGTAAGTGTAAATGCTTGCCTTCATCAATGTGTTGAcaaaagtcacttaaataatgtAGACGGAGTCCAGAGAGGAAAGAAATCATGATAACACTTTACTGAGCAAACTGAACAaagtgtataatttgaggaggaACGAGCAGAGGGATTTTGTCTCTCTTAGTTCAGGCCTTGTAAGCAGCAGGGAAACATTCAGCCAAACACACAGAAGGGAAAGTTCCCTGAGAActgcacagccaatcagagcgcaTGCTGCCTCAGTAAATGTCAagctggttgctaagcaacacttcCACCATCCCCCTATTGGTTAGCTGGCTTACTGATAACAGAGTTAACTTTGgagttacaaactgaatgatgcTTGCTGCTACACTTCTGATGCTTTCACTGACAAGTTGAACATGATGGGAAGCTTCCTGTCACAGTTCATTTCATTTCGGTTTGTTTCTGTCAAACAAACCTGCCAAACGTGGTTCAACAGAGGTGAAAATACATCTGAGAAGGTCAGCAAGTTGAGCCTCGATACAGGAACATGTAGGGAGGTGCCTTATGCTAAATCAGACCATcaggtccatccagctcagcactgtctcTGCTGACCAGAATTGGGTCCCTAAGATTTCAAGCAGGGATTTACCGACCCAgaggtgctggggactgaacctgggagcttgtgcatgcaaaacagatgctccgcCCCTTAGCTACAACTGCTCcccaataataaaaaaacccaaacactttTCAAGCATTACCTAGAATCCTAAATGGGGCTGAGAGGACCTCCCAGTCAGctataattgcacaacctgaatttgatGGTATGTAATTGAATCCCACCCTGAAATAGTGATAATCTGGAAGTGCCCTAGAAATGGCAAATGACTGGATCCCTCTTGCCTGTGGAGCATATTCCTAACCTCCCAATTTACACAAAGCATTTTTAGCTTACTATCATGAGGTACTGGGAAGTTTGCTACACCAAGGGGGAAACAGCTCTCCCTTTCTGATTATTTTGATTTAATTTCCTAGAAAAACTGATTGATTTGTGCTTGGGGCTGCAGTAAATGAACTTCTGCCCCAAGTAATGGCTTTACCCATATTCTGACACGGTTCGGccagtgccttcattatacacctttaggtgccaggcgaaaatgttcctctttaaccaggcctttgggtgattggcatccaatgcccttttaaatatgttgtgaaagtgtgtgtgtgtgtgtgtgtgtgtgtgtgtgtgtgtgtgtgtgtgttgttgttgttgttgttattattattattattattattattattattatgaagcagctgtgTCAGGCAGCAGGTGAGGGGTGTGGGGCAGCAGTAGCAGCCCCTGGCTGTTCCTCCCGAGTCGCTTAGCTATTCCCATCGGTTGAATGATTGATTATATGGATATGCTGCTTTCATTCAACCAAATcgcaaagcggcttacaaacaataaatacagTTGGACCTCGGGTTTCAAACGTAATCCGCTCTGGAAGACCGCTcgagttccgaaatgttcgaaaccCGAAAACTCAATGCGGAAGCCTCagtacggaaaactcaatacggaagccacatggcatgttcgacttctgaggtgtgttcgaaaactgaagcatttacttccgggtttacagcattcaaaaaccgaaatgttagtcaacggagacgttcggaaaccgaggtacctctgtaacAATAACGTAATAGAGCACCGCAAATGCAACATAAACTAGACAGAGTAGTTAACAAACAATCAGTGAGAAAAATTACAATTCACCAGTAAAACAATTACAGTCTATTAATGAAACAACTTGGAAAAGATAAGCAAAACAGCACAACAGAAGTCATATTATAGGATTACTCAAAGTACTACAGGGGTCATAATGTTAACAACCTTGACAAAATAGCAACTGAAAGATAAACACTGATGTATTTGTACACTCTTCCCATCCCCATGACTCATAATCTTCCACTCTGTTCAGTTCATTAAAagactccatacacactgcccaagcctGACCTctgaggaggtcactttggtgctgctaacacagtggttcgACTGCACCCCCAGGGGGCCAcgccattgtctcttgagacaggtggatgccagcCACAATGATATTTGCTGCCACATGGTCGCTCTTGGTCCTCCTAATCTGTCCTGCTGCCTCGGGTCTGGTGGAGAATGCTCTCCTGTCACACCAGCACTGATGttagtggaggctggtctataCAGGGCAAATGGGCCAATATGCTGCCAGTCTGCCTTCGACCAACTCCTGTCCAAGGCCAGCCTTACTtacaagcagtgccggatttatgtataagctaaacaagctatagcttagggcctcactctcttgggggcccctaaaaatttaaaggaaaaaaaaaacccgatgtacatttccaaaatattaaaacgaacttttgttattgccaaatgccaatgtgtttgcattattaagtttgttatgaataaaaaaaatcattttaagttagagcttcataattatttcactattaatatacttcttaatcgtattatttcactattaatatacttcttcttaattgtatttcagttcaaaaattactttgataaaatacctattttgttatgttatgtgcaaatggctttagatacctattaggtccataaattaccatatagcatatattcaacacaaaagcaGCTTTTATTCTTCTTCCCCTCTGTGTCTTCATTAGATGATGGATTATCTGCTGCAAGCGATGGATAGAAAAGAGGCCTCTCCGAGTTGAAGCAACTGTCTCCCACCACTGAAGGCATAGAATAATATCTTTGCGAAAGAGACTATATGGTTTCACAAGCATTTTATTGTATATGATAACtgatttcaaaataataatattatctTTTGTGTTaagcaagattcccccccccctctccctttggCGTAAAAA from Lacerta agilis isolate rLacAgi1 chromosome 11, rLacAgi1.pri, whole genome shotgun sequence harbors:
- the GRP gene encoding gastrin-releasing peptide — protein: MARPEFQLLPKPRGLFSLLGLFAFALLLEGRGGRAAPLQGGEGASPMAKIYPRGSHWAVGHFMGKKSSGDFPNIYEERNEPPFSLLPDNAKQLGDYLHWEETFKQFLRLLEGNENQSAQVLREESPFPVKSTWEAEDNSSLRDMMDYLLQAMDRKEASPS